The following nucleotide sequence is from Zea mays cultivar B73 chromosome 1, Zm-B73-REFERENCE-NAM-5.0, whole genome shotgun sequence.
caccaaaccccccccaggttgtcagcattgcaaccactgctcaggcgaagatgaagttgtggaaggagacttccaggagttccaagactacgacgagttctaggtgtgggttagcggcaacccccagtcggctgcctgtgaaggccgtgctatctacgtttcgttttcgcactttgatttattgtaagaactatatggacgtctcagacgtatgatgtaatcgactattatccctttttaatactattttgagcactgtgtgatgatgtccatattatgtaactgctgtgtacgtgaataactgatcctggcacgtacatggttcgcattcggtttgccttctaaaaccgggtgtgacattgggGCTGGCCACCGGCGAGGCGGAGCGCATCGGTCCAGTGATTTTTCATTTGTGCATTGCTGCAACACTTTGTATAATAGTCTGTGGTTTTATGGGCAGGTAGATCGGTCCGGTGATTTTTCAGCTGCTCTTGGTGCGATGGCAGCTGACTCCACCATGGGGTTTCACCAGGGGATCACCGCCTCGCTGTACAACCATCACATGCTCTGGTTCCAGTCCAACAACGATGTCGGCATCGACGGCGGCGACGACGCTACCGGTGGCATGGTCATGGCCCCGGGGAGTGTGAGTGGGGGCAGTGGCAACGCCGGGCTGTTCCTCTCCCCAAACACAGGGGTCGTCGGCAACGCACCAGGGGTTGCCCCATCAAGGAACTCGTCGGGGGATGCGTTCCGTGGCACTGGGACGCCCAAGTATAAGTATGTCACTGGTTCTCCTTCCGATTGGAGTGACTGTGAGGTAGACATACTGAACGAAGGGCTTGTGAGGTTAATTCATTCCCCTATTTGCTTCCTGAATTGCTTTTGCCTGTACTGTACTTTTCTCTACTATTGCACATATGGAACTTGGTTTGCTTTCTTTTCGCACCTTTAATGTGTTCCAAGGTTGTGGAGCACCAATTACGAACCTAAAGCAATTATTACGCAACCAGACCTTTAATGTGTTCCAAGGGTGCCAAGGAGAATGCAAGGCGGGCGCTGACGCTGCTATTCAGATTAAGGCAGGCGCTGACGCGGCCATGACTCTCATGTTGTTTGAACTGTTACACTAATAATTCTTTGCTAATTCTTAGGTTGGAGACTTTGGGTTGTCAAGGATCAAGCGCAACACTCAGGTTTCTGGTGGTGTCTGTGGCACTCTTCCATGGATGGCACCAGAGCTACTGAATGGCAGCAGCAACAAAGTCTCTGAGAAAGCAAGTTTTTTTTTCCGACCATACTCCTGATAGCTCTTTGCATATGGAACCAGTGGCGCGGGCTCCTCAGGCCAGCCTCCTCTCTCATCCAACTGCAGGTAAATTTGGCTTAGTCGTTTGGATTGGAGAGAAGTGGATTTATGTCCGAGCGAGAGGACAGGGGCGAGGGGCACGCTAGGAGACCTAGCCGGTCCAGCAGCTTCGGCGGCCACCGTGGAGGCGGAGTCGGTGGCGCAGGCAAGGGCGGCGCGGGCTCCTTAGGCCAGCCTCCTCTCTCATCCAACCGCAGGTAAATAACTGCCCCTGATTACAGCGACAAAAAACCGCAACTGCAGACAAATAAGCTACACTGATGCAACGACAGTCACCGTAGCATGTTTAATTTTAATACAGGACCTTGTTTTTTCTCATCTCTTTTTTCCTGTGTGCTTCAGTAGTTCAGTGTATGCAGCCCCTGATTACAACAATTTATCAGAGGTTGGATTCTGATTGCCCTCTGCCTCTGCCTCGCACGATTGGTTGATCTCGCCAGGGTTGATAGGGTTTTGATGAGAACTTTGGATCTTGATTGCAGCATTAGAAAGCCTGGCAATGGCCACGGCAGACACCAGAGGGTGGTGAACCAGCCTGACACCACTGGCTACCAGCCTGCACCAGCGCCTGGCCTCCTCCAAACTCCTGCGCGCTCGCCACCTGCGCCTCAGAATGCAGCCATGCATGTTCCTGTCTCCGCATCATGGCTACAGCACCAGGGTGAGTGAGGTGTTTTGTTCCGCTATATTGTACTGTGTTTGGAATGGTGCTGTTTGGATTGATAAACGTGATGTGTTCCTTCATTTGATTGCACATGTTTTTTTATTCACCAGATCCACATGTGTCATCTTCATTGTCTGCCAGCGAGAAACCGGCTAATCCGCTGTTACCATTACCGAAAGCTACACATGCTGCTCCAAGGGCTCTACCAAAAAACTCTAACACAGCCCTTCCTCAGGGA
It contains:
- the LOC109943656 gene encoding uncharacterized protein, which encodes MAADSTMGFHQGITASLYNHHMLWFQSNNDVGIDGGDDATGGMVMAPGSVSGGSGNAGLFLSPNTGVVGNAPGVAPSRNSSGDAFRGTGTPKYKYVTGSPSDWSDCEVDILNEGLVRLIHSPICFLNCFCLYCTFLYYCTYGTWFAFFSHL